From a single Arachis hypogaea cultivar Tifrunner chromosome 3, arahy.Tifrunner.gnm2.J5K5, whole genome shotgun sequence genomic region:
- the LOC112791049 gene encoding uncharacterized protein isoform X3 has protein sequence MCIRSFSKKLRSKDIDVPDFDIVNVTCAVTMPKDVVGYIRKSIELSHRRPADSSTYYLQKNSGKESREVYYSVTDSIKDWETYSDQSNDTEIKHLVHHFDDLCDYASEIQCNSTSSMVENDFMSTSLDELGSRSQQRPRISDDEFQLLCSRELLQYHISETPYSGNVHVDFSGGIPHLDTRGQESRMMEFCYTENELLRDNGSTLRTPMNNRMSVIRDVSSNTKDSWDQDLLIEKNIPADVHKSASSHGSCATPLSIENGRCFGAGENMEVLHEVLNLGDQFEAENDYQKSDQWEGIKEYESQEKMKYKEIEHGITYGKYTYFVKELEETEHSLYSPDCFLCNKTDSSNRAVSDSNDINATISEKFLLYEDWKSQVDSISSSLNSCSQCGKLLSCQSSSLPQFCKWDQKGKFPMTKSGAIDNNESSHEETMPHKQETAEEYAVGATDFKSLADAEQPENDSEAIASNAMSLDNCEDGSEGVIDMITNDATVPANYDEDVSNTRTCITNQSSELESNDGHQSSQDDMVLVCHTEHTLEPELPVQEVINPDKESAHSFDNLDEKEEKIAEISKSKPRKKLILKSVFGGATAVGLFFLFLHLRFVFDSFFRLSGGMTKTKMQIQNQVRHLMMKVKRRVRNIHHQKQRGLLKGFMQQRRLN, from the exons ATGTGTATACGCTCATTCTCCAAAAAATTAAGGTCTAAGGATATAGAT GTTCCAGATTTTGATATTGTTAATGTTACTTGTGCCGTAACCATGCCGAAGGATGTGGTTGGATACATACGTAAAAGCATAGAGCTGTCTCACAGAAGGCCTGCAGATTCTTCCACTTATTACTTACAGAAGAATTCAGGGAAAGAATCCAGGGAG GTCTACTACTCCGTTACAGACTCAATCAAAGACTGGGAAACATATTCAGACCAATCTAATGACACAGAAATCAAACATCTAGTACATCATTTTGATGACTTGTGTGATTATGCATCAGAGATACAGTGCAATTCAACTTCTTCAATGGTTGAAAATGATTTTATGTCCACCAGTTTAGATGAACTGGGCAGTCGAAGCCAGCAGAGACCAAGAATTTCTGATGATGAGTTTCAATTGTTATGCTCAAGGGAATTATTACAATATCATATCTCTGAGACTCCTTATTCCGGGAATGTACATGTTGACTTTAGTGGTGGTATACCTCATTTAGATACTAGGGGCCAAGAAAGTAGAATGATGGAATTTTGTTACACAGAGAATGAATTATTAAGAGATAATGGTTCGACCCTTCGAACTCCTATGAATAACAGGATGTCAGTGATAAGAGATGTTAGCTCAAATACAAAAGATAGTTGGGACCAGGATCTGCTCATTGAAAAAAATATTCCAGCAGATGTACATAAAAGTGCTAGTTCTCATGGCTCATGCGCAACTCCACTGAGTATTGAAAATGGTAGATGCTTTGGAGCTGGTGAGAATATGGAGGTTCTACATGAAGTACTGAACTTGGGAGACCAATTTGAAGCAGAGAATGATTATCAGAAAAGCGATCAGTGGGAAGGTATAAAAGAATATGAATCACAGGAGAAAATGAAGTATAAGGAAATTGAACATGGAATCACTTATGGAAAGTATACATATTTTGTCAAGGAACTTGAGGAAACCGAGCATTCATTATATTCTCCTGATTGCTTCCTATGTAATAAGACTGATTCTTCGAACAGAGCTGTCTCCGACAGCAATGACATAAATGCAACTATATCAGAAAAGTTTCTTTTATATGAGGACTGGAAGTCTCAAGTTGATTCAATTTCATCGTCGCTTAATAGCTGTAGCCAATGTGGGAAGCTGCTGTCTTGCCAGTCCTCTTCACTACCCCAGTTTTGTAAATGGGACCAGAAAGGAAAATTTCCTATGACAAAAAGTGGAGCTATAGACAACAATGAATCCTCACATGAGGAAACTATGCCTCATAAACAAGAAACTGCTGAAGAGTATGCGGTTGGTGCAACTGATTTCAAGTCACTTGCAGATGCTGAACAGCCAGAAAATGATAGTGAGGCTATAGCATCAAATGCTATGAGTTTGGATAACTGTGAAGATGGAAGTGAAGGAGTAATAGATATGATCACCAATGATGCCACTGTTCCTGCCAACTATGATGAAGATGTATCTAACACTCGGACCTGCATAACAAATCAAAGCTCAGAACTTGAATCCAATGATGGTCATCAATCAAGTCAAGACGACATGGTTCTCGTTTGCCATACAGAACATACCCTTGAGCCTGAGTTACCTGTTCAA GAAGTAATAAATCCGGACAAAGAGAGTGCGCACTCCTTTGACAACTtagatgagaaagaagagaaaattgCAGAAATATCAAAGTCAAAACCCCGAAAGAAGCTAATACTGAAATCAGTGTTTGGTGGTGCCACTGCTGTTGGTTTGTTTTTCCTGTTTTTGCACCTAAGGTTCGTGTTTGACTCGTTTTTTAGGTTGTCag GAGGAATGACAAAGACAAAGATGCAAATCCAGAACCAAGTAAGGCATTTAATGATGAAGGTAAAGAGAAGAGTAAGAAATATTCACCACCAAAAGCAAAGAGGACTACTGAAGGGGTTTATGCAGCAGAGAAGATTAAATTGA
- the LOC112791049 gene encoding uncharacterized protein isoform X4 encodes MCIRSFSKKLRSKDIDVPDFDIVNVTCAVTMPKDVVGYIRKSIELSHRRPADSSTYYLQKNSGKESREVYYSVTDSIKDWETYSDQSNDTEIKHLVHHFDDLCDYASEIQCNSTSSMVENDFMSTSLDELGSRSQQRPRISDDEFQLLCSRELLQYHISETPYSGNVHVDFSGGIPHLDTRGQESRMMEFCYTENELLRDNGSTLRTPMNNRMSVIRDVSSNTKDSWDQDLLIEKNIPADVHKSASSHGSCATPLSIENGRCFGAGENMEVLHEVLNLGDQFEAENDYQKSDQWEGIKEYESQEKMKYKEIEHGITYGKYTYFVKELEETEHSLYSPDCFLCNKTDSSNRAVSDSNDINATISEKFLLYEDWKSQVDSISSSLNSCSQCGKLLSCQSSSLPQFCKWDQKGKFPMTKSGAIDNNESSHEETMPHKQETAEEYAVGATDFKSLADAEQPENDSEAIASNAMSLDNCEDGSEGVIDMITNDATVPANYDEDVSNTRTCITNQSSELESNDGHQSSQDDMVLVCHTEHTLEPELPVQEVINPDKESAHSFDNLDEKEEKIAEISKSKPRKKLILKSVFGGATAVGLFFLFLHLRRNDKDKDANPEPSKAFNDEGKEKSKKYSPPKAKRTTEGVYAAEKIKLK; translated from the exons ATGTGTATACGCTCATTCTCCAAAAAATTAAGGTCTAAGGATATAGAT GTTCCAGATTTTGATATTGTTAATGTTACTTGTGCCGTAACCATGCCGAAGGATGTGGTTGGATACATACGTAAAAGCATAGAGCTGTCTCACAGAAGGCCTGCAGATTCTTCCACTTATTACTTACAGAAGAATTCAGGGAAAGAATCCAGGGAG GTCTACTACTCCGTTACAGACTCAATCAAAGACTGGGAAACATATTCAGACCAATCTAATGACACAGAAATCAAACATCTAGTACATCATTTTGATGACTTGTGTGATTATGCATCAGAGATACAGTGCAATTCAACTTCTTCAATGGTTGAAAATGATTTTATGTCCACCAGTTTAGATGAACTGGGCAGTCGAAGCCAGCAGAGACCAAGAATTTCTGATGATGAGTTTCAATTGTTATGCTCAAGGGAATTATTACAATATCATATCTCTGAGACTCCTTATTCCGGGAATGTACATGTTGACTTTAGTGGTGGTATACCTCATTTAGATACTAGGGGCCAAGAAAGTAGAATGATGGAATTTTGTTACACAGAGAATGAATTATTAAGAGATAATGGTTCGACCCTTCGAACTCCTATGAATAACAGGATGTCAGTGATAAGAGATGTTAGCTCAAATACAAAAGATAGTTGGGACCAGGATCTGCTCATTGAAAAAAATATTCCAGCAGATGTACATAAAAGTGCTAGTTCTCATGGCTCATGCGCAACTCCACTGAGTATTGAAAATGGTAGATGCTTTGGAGCTGGTGAGAATATGGAGGTTCTACATGAAGTACTGAACTTGGGAGACCAATTTGAAGCAGAGAATGATTATCAGAAAAGCGATCAGTGGGAAGGTATAAAAGAATATGAATCACAGGAGAAAATGAAGTATAAGGAAATTGAACATGGAATCACTTATGGAAAGTATACATATTTTGTCAAGGAACTTGAGGAAACCGAGCATTCATTATATTCTCCTGATTGCTTCCTATGTAATAAGACTGATTCTTCGAACAGAGCTGTCTCCGACAGCAATGACATAAATGCAACTATATCAGAAAAGTTTCTTTTATATGAGGACTGGAAGTCTCAAGTTGATTCAATTTCATCGTCGCTTAATAGCTGTAGCCAATGTGGGAAGCTGCTGTCTTGCCAGTCCTCTTCACTACCCCAGTTTTGTAAATGGGACCAGAAAGGAAAATTTCCTATGACAAAAAGTGGAGCTATAGACAACAATGAATCCTCACATGAGGAAACTATGCCTCATAAACAAGAAACTGCTGAAGAGTATGCGGTTGGTGCAACTGATTTCAAGTCACTTGCAGATGCTGAACAGCCAGAAAATGATAGTGAGGCTATAGCATCAAATGCTATGAGTTTGGATAACTGTGAAGATGGAAGTGAAGGAGTAATAGATATGATCACCAATGATGCCACTGTTCCTGCCAACTATGATGAAGATGTATCTAACACTCGGACCTGCATAACAAATCAAAGCTCAGAACTTGAATCCAATGATGGTCATCAATCAAGTCAAGACGACATGGTTCTCGTTTGCCATACAGAACATACCCTTGAGCCTGAGTTACCTGTTCAA GAAGTAATAAATCCGGACAAAGAGAGTGCGCACTCCTTTGACAACTtagatgagaaagaagagaaaattgCAGAAATATCAAAGTCAAAACCCCGAAAGAAGCTAATACTGAAATCAGTGTTTGGTGGTGCCACTGCTGTTGGTTTGTTTTTCCTGTTTTTGCACCTAAG GAGGAATGACAAAGACAAAGATGCAAATCCAGAACCAAGTAAGGCATTTAATGATGAAGGTAAAGAGAAGAGTAAGAAATATTCACCACCAAAAGCAAAGAGGACTACTGAAGGGGTTTATGCAGCAGAGAAGATTAAATTGAAGTAA
- the LOC140183557 gene encoding uncharacterized protein, which produces MANNMNPNIVAFILIEGQSNNRPPYFNDSNYSYWKERMRIFVQSIDYSIWKIILNGPDVPTKQNSDEEVVAKKDSEWTDEEKKKVKLNAKAINLMYCAINFEKFKKVSRCETAKEIWDKLRLTHEGTKQVRETRIDMLMKEYEMFSMKEDESIDQMFERFSIIINNLDAMGRNYSEETLVRKILRSLTKKWEVKSIAISERNDLIKITYDELRGKLLVYETTHMSQDKDDKKKSIALKSRMTA; this is translated from the coding sequence atgGCCAACAACATGAATCCCAACATCGTGGCGTTCATTCTCATTGAAGGGCAGTCTAATAATAGACCTCCCTACTTCAATGACAGCAACTATTCTtactggaaagaaagaatgaGAATCTTCGTACAGTCAATCGACTACAGCATCTGGAAGATCATTCTCAACGGACCAGACGTCCCTACTAAACAAAATTCTGATGAAGAAGTTGTGGCAAAAAAAGATAGTGAATGGacagatgaagaaaagaagaaggttaAACTCAATGCCAAAGCAATCAATCTGATGTATTGtgcaatcaattttgaaaagttcAAAAAGGTGTCAAGGTGCGAAACAGCTAAAGAAATATGGGACAAGCTCAGACTCACTCACGAAGGCACTAAGCAAGTGAGGGAAACTAGAATTGACATGCTGATGAAGGAGTACGAAATGTTTAGTATGAAGGAGGATGAGAGCATCGATCAAATGTTTGAAAGGTtctcaataatcatcaacaatttGGACGCAATGGGAAGGAACTACTCTGAAGAAACTCTAGTGAGAAAGATCCTGAGAAGTCTTACTAAGAAATGGGAAGTAAAAAGCATAGCCATATCTGAAAGGAATGATTTGATCAAAatcacctatgatgagctgagaggcaaGCTGCTGGTCTATGAAACCACTCACATGTCTCAAGACAAggatgacaaaaagaaaagtatagcacTAAAATCAAGAATGACAGCCTAA
- the LOC112791050 gene encoding MACPF domain-containing protein At4g24290: MERRIDTRFEAAQKAINSIGLGFDITQDIDFGNCKKGSRLILINEKQCRHLDIPEGLSVPDVPDSIKCVRGESNRVHSEVLTLQEMLEHFNQEMCLGGKTASGHFCASFGLSGRCIKELTTIKSLAYDGWFIKRYAIELERYHGELQDHVKEAVPSSWDPEYLARFIERFGTHVVVGVSMGGKDVIYVRQDDPSYLHPTSIQKILNDTANNKFMDSAENNCLASQELCNTKENIVVIHDRRGGRRGKMYHGEWLDTLDSEPDVISMILLPLTTLLRSIRGSGFVSHAINLYLRYKPPTEDLHQFFEFQLPRQWAPVLSEIRLGSHWRHQVNTWLRFSIFGPKLYINTIPVDVGNRPVIGLRLQLEGRRSNRLAIHLQHLASLPKSFPLSDNANAYLSCDSYSCSNHKKVKWNCFSYVCTAPVESDDSLSMVTGAQLQVEKKCLLLRLRFSKVIGATLQKPPQWDQSSNIGYFSRKYGGILAFISKEGQKGRPKPGDKTIGSNTYSAARPAPVHTPKLQRFVDTTEMIRGPEDTPGYWVVSGARLSVQNGKIYLLVKYSLLSFVVQCETQASEQCFI; this comes from the exons ATGGAAAGAAGAATAGACACACGTTTTGAAGCTGCCCAGAAGGCAATAAACTCAATTGGTTTGGGTTTTGACATAACCCAAGATATAGATTTTGGTAACTGTAAGAAGGGTTCACGGTtgatcctcatcaatgagaaacAGTGCCGCCATCTTGATATTCCTGAAGGCCTTTCAGTTCCAGATGTCCCTGACTCCATCAAATGTGTCAGAGGGGAATCCAATAGAGTCCACTCTGAAGTTCTCACCTTACAAGAg ATGTTGGAGCACTTCAACCAAGAAATGTGCTTGGGAGGGAAAACTGCGTCTGGTCATTTCTGTGCATCATTTGGATTATCTGGGAGATGCATAAAAGAGTTGACTACCATTAAGTCTCTTGCATATGATGGATGGTTCATCAAACGTTATGCCATTGAGTTAGAAAGGTATCATGGTGAGCTCCAAGACCATGTCAAAGAAGCAGTGCCATCCTCATGGGACCCTGAGTACTTGGCTAG GTTTATAGAGCGTTTTGGAACTCATGTTGTGGTTGGGGTAAGCATGGGAGGGAAGGATGTGATATATGTTAGGCAAGATGATCCATCATACCTTCATCCAACTAGTATTCAGAAAATTCTCAATGATACAGCTAACAACAAGTTCATGGATTCTGCAGAGAATAATTGCCTTGCTTCTCAAGAATTATGCAACACCAAAGAG AATATTGTTGTGATACACGATAGAAGAGGTGGTAGAAGAGGAAAGATGTATCATGGTGAATGGTTGGATACTTTAGACTCAGAACCTGATGTGATATCAATGATTCTTCTGCCTCTGACAACACTATTGAGAAGTATCCGAGGAAGTGGATTTGTGAGCCATGCCATAAACCTTTATCTTCGTT ACAAACCTCCAACTGAAGACCTTCATCAGTTTTTCGAGTTTCAGCTGCCAAGACAATGGGCACCTGTGCTTAGTGAAATTCGTCTCGGTTCTCATTGGAGGCACCAAGTCAACACCTGGCTTCGATTTAGTATCTTTGGCCCTAAGCTTTACATAAACACGATTCCT GTTGATGTAGGCAATAGACCAGTGATTGGATTGAGATTACAATTGGAAGGAAGAAGAAGCAACCGATTGGCAATTCACTTGCAGCATCTGGCTTCTCTGCCAAAGTCGTTCCCACTCTCAGACAATGCGAACGCTTACTTGTCATGTGACTCTTACAGCTGCAGCAACCACAAGAAAGTGAAATGGAACTGCTTCTCATATGTGTGTACAGCTCCTGTTGAATCAGATGACAGTCTTTCCATGGTGACAGGAGCACAACTACAAGTTGAAAAGAAGTGCCTGCTTTTGAGGCTGCGTTTCTCCAAGGTCATCGGCGCCACGCTTCAGAAGCCACCTCAGTGGGATCAGTCCTCTAACATTGGCTATTTCAGCCGCAAGTATGGTGGCATATTGGCATTCATTTCGAAGGAGGGACAAAAGGGTCGTCCGAAACCTGGTGACAAGACCATTGGCTCTAATACATATTCTGCTGCACGCCCTGCTCCGGTTCACACTCCTAAGCTTCAAAGATTTGTGGACACAACTGAAATGATCAGGGGACCAGAAGATACTCCGGGATATTGGGTTGTTTCTGGAGCAAGGCTTTCTGTCCAGAATGGCAAAATATATCTGCTTGTTAAGTACTCACTCTTGAGCTTTGTTGTGCAATGTGAAACTCAAGCTTCAGAGCAGTGCTTTATATAA